One genomic segment of Halomarina pelagica includes these proteins:
- the nirK gene encoding copper-containing nitrite reductase, translated as MSQSTTRRRMLQAVGLAGAAALAGCSTERPSDLSVTETPAEKGISPAKSVDVKRVAADPRDLPKPITRTSPAVVKAEFETREMVAEVEPGVTFQYMTFDGRIPGPMIRTRVGDTVDLTIRNHPDNTMPHNVDFHACRGPGGGAGATTVAPGEEKRLRFKVTYPGAFIYHCAVANLDYHISSGMFGLILVEPEEGLPEVDHEFYLGQHELYTKGKAGEKGHHEFDYASMAAETPTYVLINGEKYAITPDKYAEMTVKTGETVRVFFVVGGPNLPSNFHAIGSVWDEVYQQGALASDPQRYVQTTPVLPRSATVVTSTFPVPGDYKLVDHALSRVARKGALAVIRAEGEEAPELFDPNPN; from the coding sequence ATGTCACAATCGACGACGCGACGACGGATGCTACAGGCGGTGGGTCTCGCCGGTGCCGCGGCGCTGGCCGGGTGCTCCACCGAACGACCGAGCGACCTGTCGGTGACCGAGACGCCGGCGGAGAAGGGGATCTCGCCGGCGAAGTCGGTCGACGTGAAGCGGGTCGCCGCGGATCCCCGGGACCTCCCGAAACCGATCACGCGGACGTCGCCGGCGGTCGTGAAGGCGGAGTTCGAGACGCGCGAGATGGTCGCGGAGGTGGAACCGGGCGTCACGTTCCAGTACATGACGTTCGACGGTCGGATACCGGGGCCGATGATCCGGACGCGCGTGGGCGACACGGTCGACCTCACGATCCGCAACCACCCGGACAACACGATGCCCCACAACGTGGACTTCCACGCCTGCCGCGGGCCCGGCGGCGGTGCCGGCGCGACGACCGTCGCCCCGGGCGAGGAGAAACGACTCCGGTTCAAGGTGACCTACCCCGGCGCGTTCATCTACCACTGCGCGGTGGCGAACCTCGACTACCACATCTCCAGCGGGATGTTCGGGCTCATCCTCGTCGAACCCGAGGAGGGCCTCCCCGAGGTCGACCACGAGTTCTACCTCGGCCAGCACGAACTCTACACGAAGGGGAAGGCCGGCGAGAAGGGCCACCACGAGTTCGACTACGCGTCGATGGCCGCGGAGACGCCGACCTACGTGCTGATCAACGGCGAGAAGTACGCGATCACGCCGGACAAGTACGCCGAGATGACCGTGAAGACCGGCGAGACCGTCCGGGTCTTCTTCGTCGTCGGCGGGCCGAACCTCCCCAGCAACTTCCACGCCATCGGCAGCGTCTGGGACGAGGTGTACCAGCAGGGCGCGCTCGCGAGCGACCCTCAGCGGTACGTCCAGACGACGCCCGTCCTCCCGAGGAGCGCGACGGTGGTGACCTCGACGTTCCCGGTCCCCGGCGACTACAAGCTCGTCGATCACGCGCTGAGCCGCGTCGCGCGCAAGGGCGCGCTGGCGGTCATCCGGGCGGAGGGCGAAGAGGCCCCCGAGTTGTTCGACCCGAACCCGAACTGA
- a CDS encoding halocyanin domain-containing protein: protein MPTTSTSARIDRRAFLAGAGATVAAGAIGSTGSVRAQSGSDDLASWFEDTDNYDGVVDERGEDRVTVKVGAEGNGGPFAFEPAAIHVDSGTTVVWEWTGEGGAHNVAAADGSYESDLLSSEGATYALTFDGEGVSRYACVPHEAMGMKGAVVVGSASAGGAAVSPEVAMFGGSVLAAVLSPLAFGLFLFLRGRGGARGEDDAPRNESVTPRSESVRAGVPGAAPADDDSTTIR from the coding sequence ATGCCCACCACTTCGACTTCGGCACGGATCGATCGACGGGCCTTCCTCGCGGGAGCCGGGGCGACCGTCGCCGCCGGCGCGATCGGATCGACGGGATCGGTTCGGGCGCAGTCCGGGAGCGACGACCTGGCGTCCTGGTTCGAGGACACCGACAACTACGACGGCGTCGTCGACGAGCGGGGAGAGGACCGCGTCACGGTGAAAGTCGGCGCGGAGGGCAACGGCGGGCCGTTCGCGTTCGAACCGGCCGCGATCCACGTCGATTCGGGGACGACGGTCGTCTGGGAGTGGACCGGCGAGGGCGGCGCGCACAACGTCGCCGCGGCCGACGGGAGCTACGAGAGCGACCTGCTGAGCAGCGAGGGCGCGACGTACGCGCTCACGTTCGACGGCGAGGGCGTGAGCCGGTACGCCTGCGTCCCGCACGAGGCGATGGGGATGAAGGGTGCGGTCGTCGTCGGGAGCGCGAGCGCCGGCGGGGCGGCGGTGTCGCCAGAGGTCGCGATGTTCGGGGGGAGCGTCCTCGCGGCGGTCCTCTCGCCGCTCGCGTTCGGGCTGTTCCTCTTCCTGCGAGGGCGCGGCGGCGCGCGGGGCGAGGACGACGCCCCGAGAAACGAGTCGGTGACTCCGAGGAGCGAGTCGGTGCGCGCCGGCGTACCGGGAGCGGCCCCGGCGGACGACGACTCGACGACGATCCGCTGA
- a CDS encoding O-acetylhomoserine aminocarboxypropyltransferase/cysteine synthase family protein produces MTDEHTAGFATRSVHAGQEPDPTTNARAPPIYQTTSYVFDDAEHAASLFALEEAGNIYSRLTNPTNATLEARLASLEGGVDAVATASGMAALDLATFVLAESGDNVVTASSLYGGTYTYLTHTASRRGIEARFVDTLDVDAYAEAIDEDTAYVHLETIGNPALDTPDIEAIASVAHEAGVPLLVDNTFATPYLCNPIEHGADLVWHSTTKWIHGSGTTIGGVLVDGGTFPWEDGDYPQLTADNPAYHGVNFRERFGDAAFAYAARARGLRDLGNQQSPFDAWVTLQKLETLPLRMERHSENALAVAEWLDDREAVAWVAYPGLESHPTHDDAQRYLDGGYGGMVAFGLEGGFDAGRRLTEAVELASLLANVGDAKTLVVHPASTTHQQLTERERRASGVTPDLVRLSVGLEDVEDVVADLDRAIDAAVGGRRAD; encoded by the coding sequence ATGACCGACGAGCATACGGCGGGGTTCGCCACGCGGAGCGTTCACGCCGGGCAGGAGCCCGATCCGACGACGAACGCCAGGGCACCGCCCATCTACCAGACGACCTCGTACGTGTTCGACGACGCCGAGCACGCCGCCTCGCTGTTCGCGCTCGAGGAGGCCGGCAACATCTACAGCCGCCTGACGAACCCGACGAACGCGACGCTCGAGGCGCGGCTGGCGTCGCTCGAAGGCGGCGTGGACGCGGTGGCGACCGCGAGCGGCATGGCCGCCCTCGACCTGGCGACGTTCGTCCTCGCCGAGAGCGGCGACAACGTCGTGACCGCCTCCTCGCTCTACGGCGGCACGTACACCTACCTGACGCACACCGCGTCGCGGCGCGGGATCGAGGCGCGGTTCGTCGACACGCTCGACGTCGACGCCTACGCCGAGGCGATCGACGAGGACACCGCCTACGTCCACCTCGAGACCATCGGCAACCCGGCGCTAGACACGCCCGACATCGAGGCGATCGCGTCGGTCGCCCACGAGGCGGGCGTCCCGCTGCTCGTGGACAACACGTTCGCCACGCCGTACCTCTGCAACCCGATCGAGCACGGCGCGGACCTCGTCTGGCACTCGACGACGAAGTGGATCCACGGCTCGGGCACGACGATCGGCGGCGTCCTCGTCGACGGCGGCACCTTCCCCTGGGAGGACGGCGACTACCCCCAACTCACCGCGGACAACCCGGCGTACCACGGGGTGAACTTCCGTGAGCGCTTCGGCGACGCCGCGTTCGCGTACGCGGCGCGGGCGCGAGGGCTCCGCGACCTCGGCAACCAGCAGTCACCCTTCGACGCCTGGGTGACCCTCCAGAAGCTCGAGACGCTCCCGCTGCGGATGGAGCGCCACTCGGAGAACGCGCTGGCGGTCGCCGAGTGGCTGGACGATCGCGAGGCGGTCGCGTGGGTGGCCTACCCCGGCCTGGAGAGCCACCCGACCCACGACGACGCCCAACGGTACCTCGACGGCGGGTACGGCGGCATGGTCGCGTTCGGTCTGGAGGGCGGCTTCGACGCGGGGCGACGCCTCACCGAGGCGGTGGAACTCGCGAGCCTGCTCGCGAACGTCGGCGACGCGAAGACGCTCGTCGTCCACCCGGCGAGCACGACCCACCAGCAACTCACCGAGCGCGAGCGGCGCGCAAGCGGCGTGACGCCCGATCTCGTCCGGCTCTCGGTCGGCCTGGAGGACGTCGAGGACGTCGTCGCCGACCTCGACCGCGCGATCGACGCCGCGGTCGGGGGGAGGCGGGCCGACTGA
- a CDS encoding TIGR04347 family pseudo-SAM/SPASM protein — MISISKLLCGLDAEGDGLRYDAADESAKPQITERKQRRPVVVWNTTRRCNLYCTHCYAAADTETAPGELSTEEGKRLLSDLADYGVPVVLFSGGEPLVRDDLAELVAYADERGIRPVLSTNGTLVTPERARRLRDAGLRYAGVSVDGLPERNDAFRGAEGAFDAAVRGIRACLDAGLKTGLRYTITERNAADLPGVVELLHEEGVDRFCFYHLDYGGRGADVVDIDLSPSERRAAVKRLCDLTRDYHDRGEEIETLLVGNYADAAYLVEYARRYLGDVAAERAYDYLERNGGDPTGERVADVDYQGNVHLTQFWQGYSLGNVRDRPFGAIWEDETNPLLRRLRERERHLTGRCSRCRYRGICRGASRLRALAVHGDPFAPDPQCYLAAEEIAPAESGASAD, encoded by the coding sequence ATGATCTCGATCAGCAAGCTCCTGTGCGGACTGGACGCCGAGGGCGACGGGCTCCGGTACGACGCCGCCGACGAGTCGGCGAAGCCCCAGATCACGGAGCGGAAGCAGCGACGGCCGGTCGTCGTCTGGAACACGACGAGGCGGTGTAACCTCTACTGCACGCACTGTTACGCGGCCGCCGACACCGAGACCGCGCCCGGCGAACTCAGCACGGAGGAGGGGAAACGGCTGCTCTCCGACCTCGCCGACTACGGCGTTCCGGTCGTGCTCTTCTCGGGCGGCGAACCGCTCGTCCGGGACGACCTCGCCGAACTCGTCGCCTACGCCGACGAGCGCGGGATCCGGCCGGTCCTCTCGACGAACGGGACGCTCGTCACCCCCGAGCGGGCGCGGCGGTTGCGCGACGCCGGACTCCGGTACGCCGGCGTCTCGGTCGACGGCCTCCCCGAGCGGAACGACGCGTTTCGGGGCGCGGAGGGGGCGTTCGACGCCGCCGTCCGCGGCATCAGGGCGTGCCTCGACGCCGGCTTGAAGACCGGCCTCCGCTACACGATCACGGAACGGAACGCCGCCGACCTGCCCGGCGTCGTCGAACTGCTCCACGAGGAGGGCGTCGACCGCTTCTGTTTCTACCACCTCGACTACGGCGGCCGCGGAGCGGACGTCGTGGACATCGACCTCTCGCCGTCGGAGCGGCGCGCCGCCGTGAAGCGGCTCTGCGACCTGACCCGCGACTACCACGACCGGGGCGAGGAGATCGAGACGCTGCTGGTCGGCAACTACGCCGACGCGGCCTACCTCGTCGAGTACGCGCGGCGGTACCTGGGGGACGTCGCGGCCGAGCGGGCGTACGACTACCTCGAGCGGAACGGCGGCGATCCGACGGGCGAGCGCGTCGCCGACGTCGACTACCAGGGGAACGTCCACCTCACGCAGTTCTGGCAGGGATACAGCCTCGGCAACGTCCGCGACCGGCCGTTCGGCGCGATCTGGGAGGACGAGACGAACCCGCTGCTCCGCCGCCTGCGCGAGCGCGAGCGCCACCTGACCGGACGGTGTTCGCGGTGTCGATACCGGGGAATCTGCCGCGGCGCGTCGCGGCTCCGCGCGCTCGCCGTCCACGGCGATCCCTTCGCGCCGGACCCGCAGTGCTACCTCGCAGCGGAGGAGATCGCGCCGGCCGAATCGGGCGCGAGCGCGGACTGA
- a CDS encoding winged helix-turn-helix domain-containing protein codes for MNRDPLTVDAPRLQAVLDALDDPDCRAIVEQLREPMTASELADACDIPRSTTYRKLDLLTDVALLDERVSINPKGHHSTRYGVAFDEVRITLTDDRTLDAEINRRAWTPDERLSELWDEVRREL; via the coding sequence ATGAATCGCGATCCACTCACCGTCGACGCGCCGCGGCTCCAGGCCGTCCTCGACGCGCTCGACGATCCCGACTGCCGGGCGATCGTCGAACAACTGCGCGAACCCATGACCGCCAGCGAACTCGCCGACGCCTGCGACATCCCCCGGTCGACGACCTACCGGAAGCTCGATCTCCTCACCGACGTCGCCCTCCTCGACGAGCGCGTCTCGATCAATCCGAAGGGACACCACTCGACCCGGTACGGCGTGGCCTTCGACGAGGTCCGGATCACCCTCACCGACGACCGCACCCTCGACGCGGAGATCAACCGCCGGGCGTGGACGCCGGACGAACGCCTCTCGGAACTCTGGGACGAAGTCAGGAGGGAACTGTGA
- a CDS encoding DUF2249 domain-containing protein, which yields MCAETDYVSKVGAPTDRPRELLDARDLPPPKPLQTTLERLADLDEATVLVQLNDRAPQHLYPRLDERGYRYETVDGDGCVVTVVWRP from the coding sequence ATGTGCGCGGAGACCGACTACGTCTCGAAGGTGGGAGCGCCGACGGATCGCCCGCGGGAACTGCTCGACGCGCGGGACCTCCCGCCGCCGAAGCCGCTCCAGACCACGCTCGAACGGCTCGCCGACCTCGACGAGGCGACGGTGCTGGTCCAGCTGAACGATCGGGCACCCCAGCACCTGTATCCGCGGCTCGACGAGCGCGGCTACCGCTACGAGACGGTCGACGGCGACGGGTGCGTCGTCACGGTCGTCTGGCGGCCATAG
- a CDS encoding cbb3-type cytochrome c oxidase subunit I — protein sequence MVVVTAQIALTVLMAALLLGVAWWVARVENWRSYTPTGGGTRRDPGHGHDAGHASKPGGLTRWLTTVDHRDVGLMYGAFALLAFAWGGVAVTVMRMELTTPPSDLVEPGLYNALMTTHGVTMLFLFGTPVLAAISNYVIPLVIGADDMAFPRINAIAFWLLPPGALLIWGGLILEPLHVGVEGAQTAWTMYTPLSIEQPNPGVDLMLLGLHLTGVSATMGAINFVATIFTERDEGVTWANLDLFSWTVLVQSAQIIFAFPLLGAALVMLLFDRNFGTTFFALDGGGPLLWQHLFWFFGHPEVYILVLPPMGLVSYILPKFSGRKLFGFKFVVYSTLALGVLSFGVWAHHMFATGMDPRVRASFMAVSIAIAIPSAVKVFNWIATMWNGRVRLTAPMLFCVGFVANFIVGGVTGVFEAAIPVDLVLHDTYHVVAHFHYVIMGGIAFAVFAAVYYWFPLFTGRWYQRTLAKWHFWLSMVGTNVTFFPMLLLGYGGMPRRYASYVLSVGPQDYFAVLHQVATLGVFVLALGQIVFVWNVVQSWLEGPTVEDGDPWDLEGSGLATNEWTWFDRRVTTAIPDGGDADDAADANRAGGD from the coding sequence ATGGTGGTCGTTACGGCTCAGATCGCGCTGACGGTCCTGATGGCGGCGCTCCTGCTGGGCGTCGCGTGGTGGGTGGCGAGAGTCGAGAACTGGCGGTCGTATACGCCGACCGGCGGCGGGACGCGGCGGGACCCCGGACACGGACACGACGCCGGACACGCGTCGAAGCCGGGCGGTCTCACCCGCTGGCTCACCACGGTCGATCACCGTGACGTCGGGCTCATGTACGGCGCGTTCGCGCTGCTCGCCTTCGCCTGGGGCGGAGTCGCGGTCACGGTGATGCGGATGGAACTGACGACGCCCCCCTCCGACCTCGTCGAACCGGGGCTGTACAACGCGCTCATGACGACCCACGGGGTCACGATGCTGTTCCTGTTCGGGACGCCCGTGCTCGCCGCCATCTCGAACTACGTGATCCCGCTCGTGATCGGGGCGGACGACATGGCGTTCCCGCGGATCAACGCCATCGCCTTCTGGCTGCTCCCGCCGGGAGCGCTCCTCATCTGGGGCGGCCTCATCCTCGAACCGCTACACGTCGGCGTCGAGGGTGCCCAGACCGCCTGGACGATGTACACGCCGCTGTCGATCGAACAGCCCAACCCCGGCGTCGATCTGATGCTGCTGGGGTTGCACCTCACGGGGGTCTCGGCGACCATGGGGGCGATCAACTTCGTCGCCACCATCTTCACCGAGCGCGACGAGGGGGTCACCTGGGCCAACCTCGACCTGTTCTCGTGGACCGTCCTCGTCCAGTCCGCGCAGATCATCTTCGCCTTCCCGCTGCTCGGGGCGGCGCTCGTCATGCTGCTGTTCGACCGGAACTTCGGAACGACCTTCTTCGCGCTCGACGGCGGCGGCCCGCTCCTCTGGCAACACCTGTTCTGGTTCTTCGGCCACCCCGAGGTGTACATCCTCGTGCTCCCGCCGATGGGACTCGTCAGCTACATCCTGCCGAAGTTCTCCGGTCGGAAGCTCTTCGGGTTCAAGTTCGTCGTCTACTCGACGCTCGCGCTCGGCGTGCTCAGCTTCGGCGTCTGGGCGCACCACATGTTCGCGACCGGGATGGATCCCCGGGTGCGGGCCTCGTTCATGGCCGTCTCCATCGCCATCGCCATCCCGAGCGCCGTGAAGGTGTTCAACTGGATCGCGACGATGTGGAACGGGCGCGTCCGCCTCACCGCGCCGATGCTGTTCTGCGTGGGGTTCGTCGCCAACTTCATCGTCGGCGGCGTGACGGGCGTGTTCGAGGCCGCCATCCCCGTCGACCTCGTGCTCCACGACACCTACCACGTCGTCGCCCACTTCCACTACGTCATCATGGGCGGGATCGCGTTCGCGGTCTTCGCCGCGGTCTACTACTGGTTCCCGCTGTTCACCGGGCGGTGGTACCAGCGCACGCTGGCGAAGTGGCACTTCTGGCTCAGCATGGTCGGGACGAACGTGACCTTCTTCCCGATGCTGCTGCTCGGCTACGGCGGGATGCCGCGCCGGTACGCGAGCTACGTCCTGTCGGTCGGCCCCCAGGACTACTTCGCCGTCCTCCACCAGGTCGCGACCCTCGGCGTGTTCGTCCTGGCGCTCGGTCAGATCGTCTTCGTCTGGAACGTCGTCCAGTCCTGGCTCGAGGGACCGACGGTCGAGGACGGCGACCCGTGGGACCTCGAGGGAAGCGGCCTGGCGACCAACGAGTGGACGTGGTTCGATCGGCGGGTGACGACGGCGATCCCCGACGGGGGCGATGCGGACGACGCGGCCGACGCGAATCGGGCGGGCGGCGACTGA
- a CDS encoding Htur_1727 family rSAM-partnered candidate RiPP, translating into MVERPERYRVGARPRGAVEDAWEVFVRERESDPLRHVGSVSAPTARIAYEQATRLFAWYATDVWLCPAEAVRRYSTHALDERAEPAGPDAGDEKRTYEA; encoded by the coding sequence ATGGTGGAACGACCGGAACGGTACCGCGTCGGCGCGCGGCCGCGCGGTGCCGTCGAGGACGCGTGGGAGGTGTTCGTCCGGGAGCGCGAGTCGGACCCGCTGCGCCACGTGGGGAGCGTGAGCGCGCCGACGGCCCGGATCGCCTACGAGCAGGCGACCAGACTGTTCGCCTGGTACGCGACGGACGTCTGGCTCTGTCCGGCCGAGGCCGTTCGACGGTACTCGACGCACGCGCTCGACGAACGGGCCGAGCCGGCGGGCCCGGACGCCGGCGACGAGAAGCGGACGTATGAGGCATGA
- a CDS encoding nitric-oxide reductase large subunit, which produces MKVRRRTLAKILAVVFVFNLVVMGAGALYSYQQAPPIPQEVVGPDGETVVTKAQVQAGKVTFQSNGLMNHGSILGNGAYYGVDYTADALDLKVQFMREYYAQQRYDSAYDALAASEQAAVDSFVRTDLDGSQSGQRIQYSAAEVFAHEQVREVYVERYHEGSAERGVPEGMIGSAEEARRFADFALWTAWISHTDRPGSDHSYTNDWPYAPVAGNVPTGATMTWSVVSMILLVAGAGIGVWLYKSVELPAPKTTGIEIPHPDDLHLLPSQRAVTRFLPVAAALFTLQVLLGGLLAHYYVERHAFFGIEEVFGVKILQVMPFAMAKTFHLDLGILWIATLWLAAGLFLPPLLTGYEPPRQRTYVNVLLGALLVAAVGGLVGIWLGAQGYIEGPLWWIVGNEGLEYLEVGRLWQFGLLVGFGLWTVLIARGFRPLLDREPSYGLAHMIIYAGGSIGLLFTAGMLYTPQTNIVMTEFWRWWVVHMWVEGAFEFFIVAVVGVTLVSMGLLRKQSAEKAVIFQALFVMGSGVIGAAHHYWWIGQPDVWIPFGSVFSTLELIPLVLILFEAMGQYRALATSDETFPYTLPFMFIIASGVWNFVGAGVLGFFINLPLVNYYEHGTYLTVAHAHAAMFGAFGFLALGMATYLLRLSVRPGEWVERRLRWAFWLWNVGLAVMVFVSVLPVGFLQLETAFTGNYAAARSLAFYNGDLVQLLFWARLPGDTMIIVGTLVFAYDMVRKRFAIRPVSTPEESPASGSISARVMAEDD; this is translated from the coding sequence ATGAAAGTGAGACGACGCACGCTCGCGAAGATCCTCGCCGTGGTCTTCGTGTTCAATCTCGTGGTGATGGGTGCGGGGGCGCTCTACTCCTACCAGCAGGCGCCGCCGATCCCGCAGGAGGTCGTCGGGCCGGACGGCGAGACGGTCGTCACGAAGGCCCAGGTACAGGCCGGGAAGGTGACGTTCCAGTCGAACGGCCTGATGAACCACGGGTCGATACTCGGTAACGGGGCCTACTACGGCGTCGACTACACCGCCGACGCGCTCGACCTGAAGGTGCAGTTCATGCGCGAGTACTACGCCCAGCAGCGGTACGACTCGGCGTACGACGCGCTGGCGGCGAGCGAGCAGGCGGCGGTCGACAGCTTCGTCCGCACCGACCTCGACGGATCGCAGTCCGGCCAGCGGATTCAGTACTCCGCCGCGGAGGTGTTCGCCCACGAGCAGGTCCGCGAGGTGTACGTCGAGCGCTACCACGAGGGGAGCGCCGAGCGCGGCGTCCCCGAGGGGATGATCGGCTCGGCGGAGGAGGCGCGCCGGTTCGCCGACTTCGCGCTCTGGACCGCCTGGATCTCCCACACGGACCGCCCAGGGAGTGACCACAGCTACACGAACGACTGGCCGTACGCCCCGGTCGCCGGGAACGTCCCGACGGGCGCGACGATGACGTGGAGCGTCGTCAGCATGATCCTGCTCGTCGCGGGCGCGGGGATCGGCGTCTGGCTCTACAAGTCGGTCGAACTCCCGGCACCGAAGACGACGGGCATCGAGATCCCACACCCCGACGACCTGCACCTCCTCCCGAGTCAGCGCGCGGTGACGCGGTTCCTGCCGGTCGCGGCGGCGCTGTTCACGCTCCAGGTGCTCCTCGGCGGGCTCCTCGCCCACTACTACGTCGAGCGCCACGCGTTCTTCGGGATCGAGGAGGTGTTCGGGGTGAAGATCCTCCAGGTGATGCCGTTCGCGATGGCGAAGACGTTCCACCTCGACCTCGGCATCCTCTGGATCGCGACCCTCTGGCTGGCGGCGGGGCTCTTCCTCCCGCCGCTGCTCACCGGATACGAGCCGCCCCGACAGCGGACGTACGTCAACGTCCTGCTCGGCGCGCTGCTCGTGGCGGCGGTCGGCGGGCTGGTCGGTATCTGGCTCGGCGCGCAGGGGTACATCGAGGGACCGCTCTGGTGGATCGTCGGGAACGAGGGCCTCGAGTACCTCGAGGTCGGCCGGCTCTGGCAGTTCGGCCTGCTCGTCGGCTTCGGTCTCTGGACCGTCCTCATCGCGCGCGGGTTCAGGCCGCTGCTCGACCGCGAGCCGAGCTACGGGCTCGCGCACATGATCATCTACGCCGGCGGGTCGATCGGCCTGCTGTTCACCGCCGGGATGCTCTACACGCCGCAGACGAACATCGTGATGACGGAGTTCTGGCGCTGGTGGGTCGTCCACATGTGGGTCGAGGGTGCCTTCGAGTTCTTCATCGTCGCCGTCGTCGGCGTCACCCTCGTGAGCATGGGACTGCTCCGGAAGCAGTCCGCCGAGAAGGCGGTCATCTTCCAGGCGCTGTTCGTGATGGGGTCGGGCGTGATCGGGGCCGCCCACCACTACTGGTGGATCGGCCAGCCCGACGTCTGGATCCCGTTCGGGAGCGTCTTCTCGACGCTCGAACTCATCCCGCTCGTGCTCATCCTGTTCGAGGCGATGGGGCAGTACCGCGCGCTGGCGACCAGCGACGAGACGTTCCCGTACACGCTGCCGTTCATGTTCATCATCGCGAGCGGCGTCTGGAACTTCGTCGGTGCCGGCGTCCTCGGGTTCTTCATCAACCTCCCGCTCGTCAACTACTACGAGCACGGCACGTACCTCACGGTCGCGCACGCCCACGCCGCGATGTTCGGCGCGTTCGGCTTCCTCGCGCTCGGGATGGCGACGTACCTCCTCCGGCTCTCGGTGCGCCCCGGCGAGTGGGTCGAACGCCGCCTCCGATGGGCGTTCTGGCTCTGGAACGTCGGGCTCGCCGTGATGGTGTTCGTCTCCGTCCTCCCGGTCGGGTTCCTCCAGCTGGAGACGGCGTTCACGGGGAACTACGCCGCCGCCCGCAGCCTCGCCTTCTACAACGGCGACCTCGTGCAACTGCTGTTCTGGGCGCGGCTCCCCGGCGACACGATGATCATCGTCGGCACGCTCGTGTTCGCCTACGACATGGTCAGAAAGCGCTTCGCGATCCGGCCGGTGTCGACGCCGGAGGAGTCGCCGGCGTCCGGGTCGATCTCAGCCCGGGTGATGGCCGAGGACGACTGA
- a CDS encoding DUF7521 family protein, with protein MSPHVTTLVTVFKTLTLALGGTITFYSYRAYRRTDAPALRALALGFGIVTIGALLAGVVDQLLPLDANLALLVESAFTVVGFGLVLYSLYAE; from the coding sequence GTGAGCCCGCACGTCACCACGCTCGTCACGGTCTTCAAGACGCTCACGCTCGCGCTCGGCGGCACGATCACGTTCTACTCCTACCGGGCGTATCGCCGGACGGACGCCCCCGCGCTCCGGGCGCTCGCGCTCGGGTTCGGCATCGTCACGATCGGCGCGCTGCTCGCCGGCGTCGTCGATCAGCTCCTCCCGCTCGACGCGAACCTCGCGCTCCTCGTCGAGAGCGCCTTCACCGTCGTCGGGTTCGGACTCGTCCTCTACTCGCTGTACGCCGAGTGA
- a CDS encoding DUF2249 domain-containing protein: protein MPRLDVREIPPAERHPKIFDLFEEMDAGETLEIVNDHDPKPLFYQMQAEVPAFDAENYRVERTAPTEFVARFPKKSTQSP from the coding sequence ATGCCACGACTAGACGTCCGGGAGATCCCCCCGGCGGAGCGACACCCGAAGATCTTCGACCTGTTCGAGGAGATGGACGCCGGAGAGACGCTCGAGATCGTGAACGACCACGACCCGAAGCCGCTGTTCTACCAGATGCAGGCCGAGGTACCGGCGTTCGACGCCGAGAACTACCGGGTCGAGCGGACCGCCCCGACGGAGTTCGTCGCCCGCTTCCCGAAGAAGTCGACGCAGTCGCCCTGA
- a CDS encoding helix-turn-helix domain-containing protein, translating to MPRANLTLTLPEGVWVGDVTRAHPDARIRILAALADDDAGVGLAEVSAPDLDAVLREIAASESVTELDVLGRRGDGVLIQFETTMPLLLLPMQDSGVPLEMPFTIEDGRADWEITAPQRRLSTLGTQLERFGIPFTVNEVHQRFEPEQVLTHRQLRLVSAAVERGYYDTPRRTTLTELAATLGIAKSTCSETLHRAEEKIVKEFVEDVADRAPEARSG from the coding sequence ATGCCGCGAGCCAATCTCACGTTGACGCTGCCGGAGGGGGTGTGGGTGGGCGACGTCACGCGCGCCCACCCCGACGCGCGGATCCGTATTCTCGCCGCGCTGGCCGACGACGACGCGGGCGTCGGTCTCGCCGAGGTCTCGGCCCCCGACCTCGACGCGGTCCTCCGCGAGATCGCCGCCAGCGAGTCGGTCACCGAACTCGACGTGCTGGGACGTCGAGGCGACGGGGTACTGATCCAGTTCGAGACGACGATGCCGCTGCTCCTGCTCCCGATGCAGGACTCGGGCGTCCCGCTCGAGATGCCGTTCACCATCGAGGACGGACGGGCCGACTGGGAGATCACGGCTCCCCAGCGGCGGCTCTCCACGCTCGGCACCCAGCTCGAACGGTTCGGTATCCCGTTCACCGTCAACGAGGTCCACCAGCGGTTCGAACCGGAACAGGTCCTCACGCACCGGCAGCTCCGGCTCGTCAGCGCCGCCGTCGAACGGGGCTACTACGACACGCCCCGCCGGACGACGTTGACGGAACTCGCCGCGACGCTGGGCATCGCGAAGTCCACCTGCAGCGAGACCCTGCACCGTGCGGAGGAGAAGATCGTAAAGGAGTTCGTCGAGGACGTAGCCGACCGCGCCCCGGAGGCGCGGTCGGGATAA